From one Lycium ferocissimum isolate CSIRO_LF1 chromosome 5, AGI_CSIRO_Lferr_CH_V1, whole genome shotgun sequence genomic stretch:
- the LOC132055214 gene encoding calmodulin-binding protein 60 A-like, whose translation MDISKLRKLRKSFMAVLHVTRLRMPMRRFSLYPVAAGGEPESDEISIGLRRKKHQNFHPSQYESRHLKLKFSNNINGPIFTGRPVGGDLGSTLNLDLVDCRTEDIIKCGPEASAKVEIIAFEKEELRIATSWPGKKSLIRGDPHVTLKDGRVCVNHISFKHTKVAMKKRQLRLGARVVYPYDIGTRIMEAVTEPFFVMDRRSMPKSKRPLNLDDQVWKLQTIGKGGPYHNCLMKGSIKTVREFLIQYFLNRENLFKILGSRMHAKKLDGAVNKAKSKLDLKRYVYPSAPSQENPRVVVTEVGELIGIYQEGQFVSADKFTGTQKAYAMELVKTAFQDRQNLKVLDDDDDDTSKMFVPSNSSNAVCSLEAATLDGSNGFSFEAYYPTDTQQQPVPNATTMPSTSLLDNYHDSINQINSSATLTSQVPDPPYPYDNDFIYQPVLENFIYQPVLENFIY comes from the exons ATGGATATTAGCAAGCTCCGAAAACTGAGAAA GTCCTTTATGGCTGTACTTCACGTGACGCGTTTACGGATGCCAATGAGGCGGTTTAGCCTTTATCCAGTT GCTGCAGGAGGTGAACCGGAATCTGATGAGATTTCAATTGGCCTAAG GAGGAAAAAGCATCAAAATTTTCATCCTTCTCAGTATGAATCACggcatttaaaattaaagttttcaaacaacataaatggTCCAATATTTACCGGGCGACCCGTAGGTGGAGATCTGGGTAGCACCTTAAATCTAGATTTGGTTGATTGCCGTACTGAGGATATTATTAAATGTGGGCCTGAAGCATCAGCAAAGGTGGAAATAATTGCCTTTGAGAAAGAAGAATTAAGAATAGCTACAAGTTGGCCCGGCAAGAAATCACTGATTCGGGGAGATCCTCATGTCACGTTGAAAGATGGCAGAGTTTGTGTAAATCATATTTCATTCAAACATACTAAAGTAGCAATGAAGAAACGTCAGTTGAGACTAGGTGCAAGAGTCGTGTATCCCTACGATATTGGTACTAGAATTATGGAAGCAGTCACTGAACCATTCTTCGTGATGGATCGTCGTTCCA TGCCCAAGAGCAAGAGGCCCCTAAATCTTGATGATCAAGTATGGAAACTGCAAACGATTGGCAAAGGCGGTCCTTATCATAATTGTTTAATGAAGGGAAGCATAAAAACTGTCAGGGAATTTTTAATTCAATACTTTCTGAACCGTGAAAACCTATTCAAG ATCCTTGGCAGTCGTATGCACGCTAAGAAATTAGACGGAGCAGTAAACAAGGCAAAGAGTAAACTTGACTTGAAAAGATACGTATATCCTTCTGCCCCTTCCCAGGAAAATCCACGAGTTGTAGTTACTGAAGTGGGAGAATTGATCGGAATATACCAAGAGGGTCAGTTCGTGTCAGCCGATAAGTTCACTGGAACTCAAAAG GCTTATGCTATGGAGCTGGTAAAAACAGCATTTCAAGATCGCCAAAATTTGAAGGTattggatgatgatgatgatgacactTCTAAAATGTTTGTTCCTTCTAATTCATCAAATGCCGTTTGTTCACTGGAAGCGGCTACTCTTGATGGCTCTAATGGATTCTCTTTCGAGGCTTATTATCCGACTGATACACAGCAGCAACCAGTGCCTAATGCTACCACTATGCCGAGCACAAGCTTACTAGATAATTACCATGACTCTATAAACCAAATCAATAGCTCAGCAACTCTTACTAGTCAAGTACCAGATCCTCCCTATCCATATGACAACGACTTCATCTACCAACCTGTCCTTGAAAACTTCATCTACCAACCTGTCCTTGAAAACTTCATCTATTAA